Proteins co-encoded in one Rhodococcus sp. PAMC28707 genomic window:
- a CDS encoding PLP-dependent aminotransferase family protein, producing the protein MSSRVGSSSNSVDTQSEVDARALAGLMGSVKIEGMPLYRSLANQLRRIIADGTVPAGKRLPPERVMSAQLGVSRVTVTSAYRELREQGWAAAIHGAGTFVAVPSDGSSWVSMMGSEGSSVLDFVNAAPEASPFLADALVEAVSSLAKTMAGHGYAPPGTSDLRRAIADRYSRRGLPTTPDQVLVVSGAGDAMHLVLDTFVSPGNRVLIEHPTYPGAPELLESFGALPVPVAVDAGNPDAFVEDVDRAARQNAPTLAYFMPDFSNPSGNRMTADGRRRLAATLARHGVLTIVDEVAADLTLDHSDPLEPFGVPGPGTATISIGSLSKTVWGGLRVGWVRSDQQLISRMARVYNRRQLSVSMVEQATAVRLFAVFDDIVAERVAGLRERRDLLVSRVATQLPDWTFRVPDGGLSLWCGLPQGLSSQDLVRRAATRDLLLVSGTRFGTGYAFDDRLRIPFTRSASEIVAAVDVLAKVATGDLGLRADAPAVEHIV; encoded by the coding sequence ATGTCATCCCGCGTCGGCTCTTCCTCCAATTCCGTCGATACTCAATCCGAGGTAGATGCGCGCGCCCTTGCGGGACTGATGGGATCGGTCAAGATCGAGGGGATGCCGCTATACCGTTCGTTGGCGAATCAGTTGCGGAGAATCATTGCCGACGGCACGGTCCCGGCGGGCAAGAGACTGCCGCCCGAGCGGGTGATGTCGGCCCAACTCGGCGTCAGCCGTGTGACGGTCACCTCCGCGTACCGCGAATTACGCGAGCAAGGTTGGGCGGCAGCTATACACGGGGCAGGCACCTTCGTCGCGGTCCCCAGTGACGGGAGTTCCTGGGTATCGATGATGGGCTCGGAGGGTTCGAGCGTTCTCGATTTCGTCAATGCGGCGCCGGAGGCCTCGCCGTTCCTCGCAGATGCTCTCGTCGAGGCGGTGTCGTCACTGGCGAAGACCATGGCAGGGCACGGCTACGCCCCACCGGGCACCTCGGATCTACGCAGAGCCATCGCGGACAGATACTCCCGACGCGGCCTGCCCACCACGCCGGATCAGGTGTTGGTCGTCTCGGGTGCGGGCGACGCAATGCATCTCGTACTGGATACGTTCGTCAGTCCCGGCAATCGCGTCTTGATAGAGCATCCGACATATCCGGGGGCACCGGAACTACTGGAGAGCTTCGGCGCTCTTCCCGTCCCGGTGGCGGTCGACGCGGGGAACCCCGACGCGTTCGTCGAGGACGTGGACCGTGCCGCGCGCCAGAACGCCCCGACACTTGCCTACTTCATGCCGGACTTCTCCAACCCGTCGGGCAACCGGATGACAGCCGATGGCAGGCGCAGACTGGCGGCGACGTTGGCTCGGCACGGCGTGTTGACCATCGTGGACGAGGTCGCCGCCGATCTGACACTGGATCATTCGGATCCCCTCGAGCCCTTCGGAGTTCCCGGTCCAGGTACGGCAACCATTTCGATAGGCTCGTTGAGCAAGACGGTGTGGGGTGGACTACGGGTCGGATGGGTCAGATCGGATCAGCAGCTGATCTCCCGCATGGCTCGGGTGTACAACCGTCGCCAGTTGTCGGTCTCCATGGTCGAGCAAGCCACCGCTGTCCGATTGTTCGCGGTGTTCGACGATATTGTCGCCGAGCGTGTTGCAGGGTTACGCGAGCGTAGAGATCTGCTCGTCTCCCGGGTGGCTACCCAGTTGCCCGACTGGACATTTCGCGTTCCCGATGGGGGATTGTCGCTGTGGTGCGGACTGCCGCAGGGGTTGTCCTCGCAGGACCTGGTTCGTCGTGCGGCCACCCGTGATCTGCTTCTCGTCTCGGGAACCAGGTTTGGAACCGGCTATGCCTTCGACGACAGGCTGCGCATTCCCTTCACCCGATCCGCTTCGGAAATCGTTGCGGCGGTGGATGTACTGGCCAAGGTGGCAACAGGAGATCTCGGCCTGCGGGCCGACGCGCCTGCCGTCGAGCACATCGTCTGA
- a CDS encoding uroporphyrinogen-III synthase — translation MSSTAETGEPLAGFAVGITASRRAEEFATLLVRRGASVMHAPAIRIIPLSDDAELERVTAGIIADPPTITVATTGIGFRGWIEAADGWGQAESLGAALASSRLLARGPKAKGAIRAADLREEWSPASESSTEVLEHLLAQGVEGKRIAVQLHGATTEWEPVPDFCKALRAAGAEVVPVPVYRWIAPDDSVPIDRMIEAVIVGDLDAISFTSAPAVASLLMRAHENGVLEPLLQSMRTRVLPVCVGPITAAPLEQLNVATTQPARARLGALARHIAEELPRRSQLLSAGGHLLSVRGKCVVVDGEVRAVSPAGMALLKTLSKRPGRVVSREDLLASLPGGGGDTHAVETAMTRLRSALGAPKAIHTVVKRGYRLAVDEPEVSEECEESEIPERTSMSAMPICEGSKY, via the coding sequence ATGAGCTCGACTGCCGAGACCGGGGAACCTCTGGCAGGATTCGCCGTCGGTATCACCGCGTCGCGGCGCGCCGAGGAGTTCGCGACGCTGCTCGTTCGGCGTGGAGCCTCGGTAATGCACGCACCGGCCATCCGGATCATTCCGCTGTCCGACGACGCCGAATTGGAACGCGTCACCGCCGGCATCATCGCCGATCCGCCGACGATCACCGTCGCAACGACGGGAATTGGATTTCGAGGCTGGATCGAGGCGGCCGACGGGTGGGGTCAGGCCGAAAGCCTCGGAGCAGCACTTGCGTCGTCGCGACTACTGGCTCGTGGGCCGAAAGCCAAGGGGGCAATCCGCGCAGCCGACCTACGCGAAGAGTGGTCACCGGCCTCGGAATCTTCGACAGAAGTGCTCGAACATCTTCTCGCACAGGGGGTCGAAGGCAAAAGGATTGCGGTGCAACTCCACGGCGCAACAACGGAGTGGGAACCGGTTCCGGACTTTTGTAAGGCATTGCGTGCCGCCGGAGCAGAAGTGGTGCCCGTTCCGGTGTATCGCTGGATCGCACCGGACGACAGCGTTCCGATAGATCGCATGATCGAAGCAGTCATCGTCGGAGATCTCGACGCCATCAGCTTCACGAGTGCGCCCGCAGTGGCGTCCCTGCTGATGCGAGCTCACGAGAACGGCGTTCTCGAACCTCTGCTGCAATCGATGCGTACCCGGGTGCTGCCGGTATGTGTAGGACCGATCACCGCCGCGCCTCTCGAACAACTGAACGTCGCGACGACGCAGCCGGCCCGTGCTCGCCTCGGGGCGCTGGCGCGTCATATTGCGGAGGAACTACCGCGACGCTCCCAACTCTTGAGCGCGGGTGGCCACCTTCTGAGCGTGCGCGGCAAATGTGTCGTTGTCGACGGCGAAGTGCGTGCGGTATCCCCGGCGGGCATGGCGCTGCTCAAGACTTTGTCGAAGCGACCTGGGCGAGTGGTATCCCGGGAAGATCTACTCGCATCGCTACCCGGCGGCGGGGGAGATACTCACGCCGTCGAAACGGCCATGACTCGGCTCCGCTCTGCCCTCGGCGCACCGAAGGCCATTCACACCGTGGTCAAACGAGGCTACCGGCTGGCGGTCGACGAACCCGAGGTCAGCGAGGAGTGCGAAGAGTCCGAGATACCCGAACGAACGTCCATGTCCGCCATGCCCATCTGCGAAGGGAGCAAGTACTAG
- a CDS encoding NTP transferase domain-containing protein, producing MGGVDKPALTVGRRSMIGIAVAAVGRAGLIVTVGPTRHDLDSRVHQTQESPAGSGPVAAVAAGLRALQESSADVVVILAADLPFVDANSVDALLAASLTDSTGATFVRDETGRTQYLFGVWDRSKLASTLARVGRLANRSMRSIAPDDCSVLDLSEVSGDCDTVEDLYRARAQRAVADSIPPALTVDQARQRIRERLAPGAPRRVPPLQARGAVLAEPMIATRPLPYVDISAMDGYAISGNGPWTVRGDTAYAGTSGLAAIARGHAVRIATGAHVPAGATSVVRDEFVELDSAGQLRLSPNVTQQDDTRRRGEDWHSGAKLAPAGTSVSPAVMSVALSAEVAELMVRGPVRAQIVLSGNEIQASGPLESGQTRDALGPILPLYLHACGITVVDTVYLPDSPTAFEDLLNTSTAVDITIVVGATGAGAADQLRTALVHADAETVVGRILVRPGGSQITAVLPSGRVVLGLPGNPLAAIGTLLLIAPTVADALTGRTPSAPRLGYLTNPKAVNSPTARIVPVMRDGTGWRADTAVRTAHLLHLIDHDALAVVPADVSSTEPVELLPIVR from the coding sequence ATGGGTGGGGTCGACAAACCTGCGTTGACCGTCGGACGGCGAAGCATGATCGGGATCGCAGTGGCGGCGGTGGGGCGGGCCGGTCTGATAGTGACGGTGGGACCGACGCGGCACGACCTGGATTCTCGTGTCCATCAGACCCAGGAGTCGCCTGCCGGATCGGGGCCGGTCGCTGCGGTCGCAGCCGGTCTGAGGGCGCTGCAGGAATCATCGGCAGATGTGGTGGTCATTCTTGCCGCGGACCTACCGTTCGTCGACGCGAACAGCGTCGACGCGCTTCTCGCTGCGTCACTGACCGACTCGACGGGTGCGACGTTCGTCCGTGACGAAACAGGCCGAACGCAATACCTTTTCGGTGTGTGGGATCGCTCGAAGTTGGCGTCGACACTGGCTCGGGTAGGCAGACTTGCGAACCGCTCCATGCGATCGATCGCCCCCGACGACTGTTCCGTCCTCGACCTTTCCGAAGTATCCGGCGATTGCGACACCGTCGAGGATCTCTACCGGGCACGAGCACAACGGGCCGTCGCCGATTCCATACCACCGGCGCTCACCGTCGACCAGGCCCGCCAGCGGATTCGAGAAAGACTTGCCCCTGGCGCGCCCCGACGAGTGCCACCGCTACAGGCACGTGGAGCGGTATTGGCCGAGCCGATGATCGCTACCCGCCCCCTCCCTTACGTGGACATATCGGCAATGGATGGTTATGCGATTTCCGGCAACGGCCCGTGGACTGTTCGAGGGGACACCGCCTATGCCGGTACAAGTGGACTTGCGGCCATTGCGCGGGGCCACGCTGTTCGCATCGCCACCGGTGCACACGTTCCCGCAGGCGCGACCTCGGTGGTCCGCGACGAATTCGTCGAGCTGGATTCCGCCGGACAGTTGCGCCTGTCACCGAATGTGACGCAGCAGGACGACACGCGGCGCCGCGGAGAGGATTGGCACTCCGGTGCAAAGCTAGCACCTGCCGGCACCTCCGTTTCGCCTGCAGTCATGTCTGTCGCTTTGAGCGCAGAAGTCGCCGAGCTGATGGTCCGCGGCCCGGTTCGCGCGCAAATAGTACTGAGCGGCAACGAGATCCAAGCTTCCGGTCCACTCGAATCAGGGCAGACACGCGACGCGCTCGGACCAATCCTGCCCCTGTATCTCCACGCGTGTGGAATCACCGTCGTCGACACCGTGTACCTCCCTGATTCACCGACTGCGTTCGAGGATTTGTTGAACACGTCGACGGCAGTGGACATCACGATCGTCGTCGGAGCAACCGGAGCAGGTGCCGCGGATCAACTCCGCACGGCCCTGGTCCATGCTGATGCCGAGACAGTGGTCGGTCGAATCCTGGTGCGCCCGGGCGGCTCTCAGATCACTGCGGTATTGCCGAGCGGACGAGTGGTGCTGGGGCTACCGGGTAACCCGCTGGCTGCCATCGGGACTCTGCTGCTCATCGCACCCACGGTGGCCGACGCACTGACCGGACGTACTCCGAGCGCCCCTCGTCTCGGCTACCTGACCAACCCGAAGGCCGTGAATTCGCCGACGGCTCGGATCGTTCCGGTGATGCGCGACGGCACCGGATGGCGAGCGGACACCGCTGTTCGCACAGCACATTTGCTCCACCTGATCGATCACGACGCGTTGGCCGTGGTGCCGGCCGACGTCAGCTCGACCGAACCGGTGGAACTGCTGCCGATCGTGCGTTGA
- the nirB gene encoding nitrite reductase large subunit NirB translates to MVGHRFVEALRARDTASDWKVTVLCEEALPAYDRVGLSSYVGAWDHRELALAGNDYLDDTSDLGNTAVDLRIGVRAERIDRATKTVTTSTGETVDYDTLVFATGSYPFVPPITGHDRPECFVYRTLDDLDRIRACADAAGPGAVGVVVGGGLLGLEAANALQKMGMTPHVVEFAPRLMPLQVDEGGGALLARLVTDLGLTVHTGVGTSSITENADGAGLSVELSDGSVIDAALLVFSAGVRPQDRLARDCGLEVGERGGILVDVGCRTVDPDVYAIGECAAVEGTSYGLVAPGYSTAEVVADRLLGGAAEFPGADMSTKLKLMGVDVASFGDAMALTPGALEVVFGDAPKGTYAKLVVSDDAKTLLGGILVGDAAAYSLLRPLVGRELPGDPASLISPAAEEVGIGALPIDVEICSCNGVSKGAICNAIAEGACDLASVKSCTNAGTTCGGCLPSIKALLSASGVVMSKALCEHFGHSRAELFEIVRATNTRTFSSLIVKYGKGTGCDICKPVVASILASTSSDHILDGEQASLQDTNDHFLANIQKNGTYSVVPRMPGGECTAEQLIVIGEVARDFGLYTKVTGGQRIDMFGARVEQLPAIWKRLVDAGMESGQAYGKSLRTVKSCVGSSWCRYGVQDSVGMAVDLENRYRGLRSPHKIKFGVSGCARECAEARGKDVGVIATEGGWNLYVGGNGGQSPRHARLLASNLDDATLVSYIDRYLMFYVRTADRLQRTAPWLDALDGGLEHLKAIVCEDSLGIGAELEADMDRHVAGYKDEWAGVLEDEEKLGRFVSFVNVPEAIDPTIAFDESGERKVPVLMGMPAFGG, encoded by the coding sequence ATGGTAGGTCACCGATTCGTGGAGGCTCTCCGCGCGCGAGACACCGCGTCCGACTGGAAGGTGACAGTGCTCTGCGAGGAGGCATTGCCCGCCTACGACAGAGTGGGGCTTTCGTCCTATGTGGGCGCCTGGGATCACCGGGAGCTCGCGCTGGCGGGTAACGACTATCTCGACGACACAAGCGATCTCGGTAACACAGCCGTCGATCTGCGAATCGGTGTGCGAGCCGAGCGCATCGACCGCGCAACGAAGACGGTCACGACATCGACCGGCGAGACCGTCGACTACGACACCCTCGTATTCGCTACCGGTTCCTACCCTTTCGTTCCTCCGATCACCGGGCACGATCGCCCGGAGTGCTTCGTCTACCGCACGCTCGACGACCTGGACCGGATCAGGGCCTGCGCGGACGCGGCGGGTCCAGGCGCGGTGGGTGTCGTGGTGGGCGGAGGTCTACTCGGACTCGAAGCAGCCAACGCGCTGCAAAAGATGGGCATGACGCCCCATGTCGTCGAATTCGCTCCGCGACTGATGCCGCTTCAGGTCGACGAGGGTGGTGGCGCGCTGTTGGCACGTCTGGTCACCGATCTCGGGCTGACCGTCCACACCGGTGTCGGTACCTCGTCGATCACCGAGAATGCCGACGGGGCAGGGCTTTCGGTGGAGTTGTCCGACGGCAGCGTCATCGATGCAGCGCTGCTGGTGTTCTCGGCCGGTGTGCGGCCACAGGATCGCCTTGCTCGGGACTGCGGCCTCGAAGTGGGTGAGCGCGGCGGGATTTTGGTGGACGTCGGTTGCCGCACGGTCGATCCCGATGTCTACGCCATCGGAGAATGTGCCGCAGTCGAAGGGACTTCCTACGGGCTCGTCGCCCCTGGTTATTCGACGGCAGAGGTCGTGGCCGACCGATTGCTCGGCGGTGCAGCGGAATTCCCCGGTGCCGATATGTCCACCAAGCTCAAGCTCATGGGTGTCGACGTCGCCAGCTTCGGCGACGCCATGGCTCTCACACCGGGAGCGCTCGAGGTTGTCTTCGGTGACGCTCCGAAAGGGACGTACGCCAAGTTGGTCGTCTCCGACGATGCGAAGACCTTGCTCGGTGGAATCCTCGTCGGGGATGCTGCCGCGTACTCACTGCTTCGCCCTTTGGTCGGACGGGAACTTCCCGGCGATCCAGCATCGTTGATTTCCCCTGCAGCCGAGGAAGTCGGGATCGGTGCGTTGCCGATTGATGTCGAGATCTGTTCGTGCAACGGTGTGAGCAAGGGTGCGATCTGCAACGCGATAGCGGAGGGGGCCTGTGATCTAGCCTCGGTGAAGAGCTGTACGAACGCCGGCACGACGTGTGGGGGATGCCTTCCGTCGATCAAGGCGCTTCTTTCCGCATCGGGTGTGGTGATGTCGAAGGCGCTGTGCGAGCACTTCGGTCACTCACGTGCCGAGCTGTTCGAGATCGTTCGGGCGACGAACACCCGCACGTTCTCTTCGCTGATCGTCAAGTACGGCAAAGGGACTGGATGCGACATCTGCAAGCCGGTCGTAGCTTCGATCCTGGCCTCGACGTCCTCGGACCATATCCTCGACGGTGAGCAGGCATCTCTACAGGACACCAACGATCATTTCCTGGCCAACATTCAGAAGAACGGCACGTATTCCGTTGTTCCACGCATGCCGGGAGGGGAGTGCACGGCCGAACAACTCATCGTCATCGGTGAGGTGGCACGAGATTTCGGTCTGTACACCAAGGTCACCGGCGGTCAGCGAATAGACATGTTCGGAGCCCGCGTGGAGCAGCTACCTGCGATCTGGAAGCGGTTGGTGGACGCGGGCATGGAATCCGGTCAGGCCTACGGTAAGTCGTTGCGCACGGTCAAGAGTTGCGTCGGATCGAGTTGGTGCCGTTACGGCGTCCAGGATTCGGTGGGGATGGCCGTTGACCTCGAGAATCGATACCGAGGCCTGCGCTCGCCCCACAAGATCAAGTTCGGTGTCTCCGGTTGTGCTCGCGAATGTGCGGAGGCGCGGGGTAAGGATGTCGGCGTCATCGCTACCGAAGGCGGTTGGAATCTGTACGTCGGCGGCAATGGCGGCCAATCGCCCAGGCATGCGCGGTTGCTCGCATCGAATCTCGACGACGCCACCCTAGTCAGCTACATCGACCGGTACCTCATGTTCTATGTGCGGACCGCGGACCGTTTGCAGCGGACCGCGCCGTGGCTCGATGCGCTCGATGGTGGTCTCGAGCATCTGAAGGCCATCGTCTGCGAGGACAGCCTGGGGATCGGCGCCGAACTCGAGGCCGATATGGACCGCCATGTGGCCGGATACAAGGACGAATGGGCAGGCGTTCTCGAGGACGAGGAGAAGTTGGGCAGATTCGTCTCGTTCGTGAATGTGCCCGAGGCGATCGATCCGACCATCGCCTTCGACGAGTCGGGTGAGCGCAAGGTTCCGGTGCTGATGGGGATGCCGGCTTTCGGCGGTTGA
- a CDS encoding MFS transporter, with the protein MSPAAVTESNDRTHARHLVRGRLLVFAAIVLSALTLRAAVTSISPLFGRIGDELHFGSTVVGLVGMLPPAMFAVFGLLTPLIVKRIGLERAALVAMLATTLGMATRAFAPGTGSLLALSALALAGMGIGNVVLPPLVKRYFSDRLAVVSTLYICAMQISTMVPPLLAVPVAEAFGWRISIGMWAVVGVAAAVPWLGVVLSRRERDGREAASIAAVPEHSEGKIWLSSLAWGMVGMFAMTSFITYSMLTWLPTILTDSGISEAFAGASVAAFGGMGLISSLAAPSLCARLRNPYGLVIAAAVFYLIGFAGLYFSPTAGTVLWVCLIGLGTMTFPMSLTLINLRTRTHAGSSALSGFTQGLGYVVSATGPLSFGLLHTLSGGWGIPMLLLTGCVAVLLFAGYLCCRPRMLEDTW; encoded by the coding sequence GTGAGTCCCGCTGCAGTAACAGAGTCCAACGACAGGACCCACGCCAGGCATCTGGTCCGAGGACGTCTACTCGTCTTCGCGGCCATCGTTCTGTCAGCGCTGACATTGCGTGCCGCCGTGACCTCGATCAGCCCACTGTTCGGGCGTATCGGCGACGAACTCCACTTCGGATCCACGGTCGTCGGACTGGTCGGAATGCTCCCACCGGCGATGTTCGCCGTCTTCGGCCTTCTGACACCCCTCATCGTCAAGAGAATCGGACTCGAGCGCGCCGCCCTCGTGGCGATGTTGGCGACGACCCTCGGCATGGCTACCCGAGCATTCGCGCCGGGGACCGGCTCGCTCCTCGCCTTGTCGGCACTCGCGCTGGCAGGCATGGGAATCGGGAACGTCGTCCTTCCGCCGCTGGTGAAGCGCTACTTCTCCGATCGTCTGGCCGTGGTCAGCACCCTCTACATCTGTGCCATGCAGATCAGCACGATGGTCCCTCCGCTGTTGGCAGTTCCCGTCGCGGAGGCATTCGGATGGCGTATCTCGATCGGGATGTGGGCCGTGGTGGGGGTGGCGGCAGCAGTGCCATGGCTCGGTGTCGTTCTCTCACGCCGTGAGCGTGATGGCAGGGAAGCGGCGAGCATAGCGGCCGTGCCGGAGCATTCGGAAGGCAAAATCTGGCTCTCGTCGCTGGCATGGGGAATGGTCGGCATGTTCGCGATGACCTCGTTCATCACCTACTCGATGCTGACCTGGCTACCGACGATCCTCACCGATTCGGGCATCAGTGAGGCCTTCGCCGGTGCCTCGGTCGCAGCGTTCGGCGGCATGGGTCTGATTTCCTCGCTGGCCGCCCCGTCGCTGTGCGCGCGCCTGCGCAACCCGTACGGCTTGGTCATCGCGGCTGCCGTCTTCTACCTCATCGGGTTTGCCGGACTGTATTTCTCGCCGACCGCCGGAACTGTTCTCTGGGTATGCCTCATCGGACTCGGCACGATGACATTCCCGATGTCGTTGACACTCATCAATCTCCGCACCCGCACCCATGCCGGATCCTCGGCACTCTCGGGATTCACCCAGGGCCTCGGATACGTCGTATCGGCCACCGGGCCGCTGTCGTTCGGACTGCTGCACACACTCTCCGGGGGCTGGGGAATACCGATGCTCCTCCTGACCGGATGTGTTGCGGTTCTGCTCTTCGCCGGGTACCTGTGCTGCCGTCCGCGCATGCTCGAAGACACCTGGTGA
- a CDS encoding nitrate/nitrite transporter yields the protein MEHRISHWNSEDVEAWEAGGKTIAKRNLIWSVVAEHVGFSIWSIWSVMVLFMPVSVYGIDAAGKFFLVAVPTLVGAILRVPYTFATAKFGGRNWTIFSALVLLIPTILTMYFMLNPASYTTYIVVAAFAGLGGGNFASSMTNINAFYPQREKGWALGLNAGGGNIGVPVIQLIGLLVIATIGNTAPEIVCAVYLVFIAIAAVGAALFMDNLENQKTNGRSMIDVLRFSDSWWIAFLYVGTFGSFIGFSFAFGQVLQINFLAGITDGAPATAAQQAQASLHAAQIAFLGPLLGSISRPFGGKLADKIGGGKITLYTFVAMVFSTGILVAAGTWDDNTAGAATGTMMTLFVIGFILLFLLSGIGNGSVYKMIPAIFAAKSVELQGMSVEEQQHFSRRMSGALIGIAGAIGALGGVGINLVLRASYSGAAKSATTAFWVFLVFYVVCCAVTWAVYLRKPRVLEGKKTNAPVAV from the coding sequence ATCGAGCACCGCATCAGCCACTGGAACTCCGAGGACGTCGAGGCGTGGGAGGCCGGGGGCAAGACGATCGCGAAGCGGAATTTGATCTGGTCCGTCGTCGCCGAGCACGTCGGATTCTCCATCTGGTCGATCTGGTCCGTGATGGTTCTGTTCATGCCCGTGTCGGTCTACGGCATCGACGCGGCAGGCAAGTTCTTCCTCGTCGCGGTGCCAACGCTGGTCGGAGCGATCCTTCGGGTTCCGTACACGTTTGCGACAGCCAAATTCGGCGGTCGTAACTGGACGATCTTCAGCGCCCTCGTCCTGTTGATCCCGACGATACTGACCATGTACTTCATGCTGAACCCGGCGTCGTACACCACCTACATCGTCGTCGCAGCCTTTGCCGGCCTCGGTGGTGGCAACTTCGCGTCCTCGATGACCAACATCAACGCCTTCTATCCGCAGCGCGAAAAGGGGTGGGCACTCGGGCTGAACGCCGGCGGTGGAAACATCGGTGTGCCTGTCATTCAACTCATCGGCCTGTTGGTCATCGCCACGATCGGCAACACGGCTCCCGAAATCGTGTGTGCCGTCTACCTCGTCTTCATCGCGATCGCCGCCGTCGGTGCCGCACTCTTCATGGACAACCTCGAGAACCAGAAGACTAACGGCCGCTCGATGATCGACGTTCTCAGGTTCTCCGATTCCTGGTGGATAGCCTTCCTCTACGTCGGAACGTTCGGCTCGTTCATCGGATTCAGTTTTGCGTTCGGTCAGGTTCTGCAGATCAATTTCCTTGCCGGAATCACCGACGGCGCTCCCGCCACCGCAGCCCAGCAGGCACAAGCATCGTTGCACGCAGCTCAGATCGCATTTCTCGGACCTTTGCTCGGATCGATTTCACGACCGTTCGGTGGCAAGCTCGCCGACAAGATCGGTGGTGGCAAGATCACGCTGTACACGTTCGTGGCGATGGTCTTCTCCACCGGGATCCTGGTTGCCGCAGGCACGTGGGACGACAACACCGCAGGTGCTGCCACCGGAACCATGATGACCCTTTTCGTGATCGGGTTCATTCTTCTGTTCCTTCTGTCCGGCATCGGCAACGGTTCGGTCTACAAGATGATTCCTGCGATCTTCGCCGCCAAGTCCGTTGAACTGCAGGGCATGAGCGTCGAGGAACAGCAGCATTTCTCGCGTAGGATGTCCGGCGCGCTCATCGGAATTGCCGGTGCCATAGGGGCTTTGGGTGGTGTGGGAATCAACCTCGTGCTGCGAGCTTCGTACTCGGGCGCGGCGAAGTCCGCAACCACGGCCTTCTGGGTGTTTCTCGTCTTCTATGTCGTGTGCTGTGCAGTGACGTGGGCCGTTTATCTGCGTAAGCCGCGGGTTCTCGAAGGCAAGAAGACGAACGCACCCGTCGCGGTCTGA
- a CDS encoding PaaI family thioesterase produces MNLGQFDPRPTAKYALATASGFVASAGLVVEEVSGTRVVGHIELTPEHFTPWGVVHGGVYTTAVESAASIGASEAVKERGEFAVGVHNATDFLRASKGGRVDVLAEPLQQGRIQQLWLVTITASDSGKALARGQVRLQNVPLPA; encoded by the coding sequence ATGAACCTGGGGCAATTCGATCCGCGTCCGACCGCGAAGTACGCACTTGCCACTGCGAGTGGTTTCGTCGCGAGCGCCGGATTGGTCGTCGAAGAGGTCTCGGGTACGCGCGTCGTAGGTCATATCGAGCTCACCCCGGAACACTTCACCCCGTGGGGAGTGGTGCACGGCGGGGTCTACACGACCGCGGTGGAGTCGGCTGCGAGTATCGGAGCCAGCGAAGCGGTGAAAGAACGAGGCGAGTTCGCCGTCGGGGTCCACAACGCAACCGACTTCCTGCGCGCCAGCAAAGGTGGTCGCGTCGATGTACTGGCGGAACCGTTGCAGCAAGGCAGAATTCAGCAACTGTGGCTCGTCACCATCACCGCATCCGACAGCGGAAAAGCACTTGCACGCGGCCAGGTTCGGTTACAGAACGTCCCACTACCGGCGTGA
- the nirD gene encoding nitrite reductase small subunit NirD translates to MTVIESRTSTTRNRNQQLPTTSGTESARSWTAACTVDALVPGRGVAVLLSGGTQVALFALPDARVFAVGNIDPFGRAAVMSRGLVGDRSGEPTVASPLLKQVFSLLDGRCLDVSDISLGSFETKISGGVIFVRGAST, encoded by the coding sequence ATGACTGTCATCGAGTCTCGAACCAGCACCACCAGAAACAGGAACCAGCAGCTGCCCACGACATCGGGCACCGAATCCGCGCGCTCGTGGACTGCCGCGTGCACCGTCGACGCGCTCGTTCCTGGCCGAGGCGTCGCCGTTCTGCTGAGCGGAGGAACCCAAGTGGCGTTGTTCGCATTGCCCGATGCGCGTGTGTTCGCGGTCGGCAACATCGATCCGTTCGGCCGGGCAGCAGTCATGTCCAGGGGTCTCGTCGGCGACCGGAGCGGTGAACCCACTGTGGCCTCGCCGTTGCTCAAGCAGGTCTTCTCTCTTCTCGACGGCCGATGCCTCGACGTCAGCGACATCTCGCTCGGATCTTTCGAGACCAAGATCTCGGGCGGCGTGATTTTCGTGCGTGGCGCATCGACATGA